Proteins co-encoded in one Neodiprion lecontei isolate iyNeoLeco1 chromosome 3, iyNeoLeco1.1, whole genome shotgun sequence genomic window:
- the LOC107227800 gene encoding WW domain-binding protein 11 codes for MGRRSINTTKSGKYMNPTDQARKEARKKELKKNKKQRQLVRAAVLKGKDPAQIIEEMEKIDQMEYNVLQPPPLNEKVLKDKRKKLKETLDRVLKMYAKDDQEKWTELKEQLIQYERRRIDLVTYFEAVRHAQQVQVDEIPLPSAGGDVTRIYSGALTSQIPLPEMPQPTTHLYPAHSHFMPHHHPLINIPIPQSILKKTSAYSSAMSATPLLPLNKEPPGVPPFPPPDLSSDDEESAEKNKDSTLKSRTIRFADDKEDKKMELETREKVKEREIEKEKEKETSQVKPTTLQQKMLAMAGQDIDQFMREMEVVHKKRETERAQDLSARLTLLDADTNSKNNSNGKSDQDDNIEPPGLMDHPPPHNPHHPQHPHQHSLPPLGLPPPPLLYRPPPPPMHALRMPPPPPPRIGLRLPPGPPPGMPRLLRPGPPGMPRMPPPQMQIANMTSLANIANSQIQTQTAPGSQPKTPNVLSAAPQLINRKDKDGKGLSTIEAKPQIRNLAADITRFLPTSLRVKRDDKKKPSSLPKMPDRLPENQPQRLLQPKTKDDAYMQFMQEMEGLL; via the exons atgGGTCGAAGATCGATAAATACCACGAAAAGTGGAAAATACATGAATCCCACAGACCAAGCTC gtaaAGAAGCACGTAAGaaagaactaaaaaaaaacaagaagcaACGTCAACTGGTAAGAGCTGCTGTATTGAAGGGCAAAGACCCAGCTCAAATTATTGAGGAGATGGAAAAAATAGATCAGATGG AATACAATGTTCTGCAGCCTCCACctttaaatgaaaaagttcTCAAAGACAAACGAAAAAAGCTCAAAGAAACCCTAGACAGAGTCTTAAAAATGTAT GCAAAGGATGATCAAGAAAAATGGACTGAATTAAAAGAACAATTGATTCAATATGAACGACGAAGAATCGATTTGGTCACCTATTTTGAGGCTGTGAGGCATGCACAGCAGGTCCAAGTTGATGAAATCCCACTTCCTTCAGCTGGTGGTGATGTTACGCGGATTTATTCTG GAGCTTTGACATCTCAGATTCCATTACCTGAGATGCCACAACCAACTACACATCTTTATCCTGCCCATTCTCATTTTATGCCCCATCATCATCCTCTGATAAATATTCCTATACCACAAagtatattgaaaaaaactaGTGCCTATTCATCAGCTATGTCAGCCACTCCCTTACTACCACTCAACAAAGAACCTCCAGGAGTGCCACCGTTTCCTCCACCAGATTTATCTAGCGACGATGAAGAATCGGCTGAAAAG AATAAAGATTCGACCCTCAAATCAAGAACAATTCGTTTTGCTGATGACAAGGAGGATAAAAAGATGGAATTAGAAACCAGAGAAAAAGttaaagaaagagaaattgagaaagaaaaggaaaaggaaacgTCACAGGTAAAGCCGACAACTCTGCAGCAGAAAATGTTGGCAATGGCTGGACAAGATATCGATCAGTTTATGCGGGAAATGGAAGTTGTGCataagaaaagagaaacagAAAGAGCACAGGATTTGAGTGCACGGTTAACATTGCTGGATGCCGATACTAATTCCAAAAACAATTCCAATGGAAAATCTGACCAGGATGATAACATCGAACCTCCCGGATTAATGGATCATCCGCCACCACACAATCCACATCATCCTCAGCATCCACATCAACATTCACTCCCACCCCTCGGCCTTCCACCACCGCCACTCCTTTATCGTCCTCCACCACCGCCTATGCACGCTCTTCGGATGCCGCCACCACCTCCGCCACGTATTGGACTTAGGCTACCACCAG GTCCACCACCTGGTATGCCTCGATTACTTCGACCAGGACCTCCTGGCATGCCAAGAATGCCTCCGCCACAAATGCAAATCGCAAATATGACTAGCTTGGCCAATATAGCGAATTCCCAAATTCAAACTCAAACAGCTCCAGGATCTCAGCCTAAAACTCCGAACGTATTATCAGCTGCTCCACAACTGATTAACAGAAAAGATAAGGATGGAAAAGGCTTGAGTACAATTGAAGCTAAACCCCAAATTAGAAATCTAGCTGCAGATATCACCCGTTTTCTACCAACTTCGCTTAGAGTCAAACGAGATGATAAGAAGAAACCTAGTTCTTTACCCAAGATGCCTGACAGACTTCCTGAGAACCAACCTCAAAGACTGTTGCAACCCAAAACAAAAGATGACGCTTACATGCAGTTTATGCAAGAAATGGAAGGATtgctttga
- the LOC107227783 gene encoding arf-GAP with dual PH domain-containing protein 1 isoform X3 — MADSNEKLLAELLKKPGNNVCADCGTKNPEWASYNIGIFVCTRCAGVHRSMGAHISKVKHLKLDRWEDSQVTRVREVGNNVARLHYEERVPSCYRRPNQDAPQVLVEQWIRAKYEREEFCHPERQNHYVSGFMEGFLMKRGKEDSKYHPRKFVLSEADDTLKYHVKENKEPKAVLRISELNVAFAPAKTGLQNSLQISFMKDGTTRHLYVYHEDPEVITNWYLAIRCAKLHRLQIAYPGISESELLLQLTRDFAREGYLWKTGPRHSDAYKKRWFTLDGRKLMYHDEPMDAHPKGEIFLGSTMDGFAVKLGVPTGAKDQGFSFTLETPDRSYLLSAQSNDDRTQWMSIIQRQRV, encoded by the exons ATGGCGGACTCGAACGAAAAGTTGTTAGCAGAGCTCCTAAAAAAACCTGGAAATAACGTCTGTGCTGATTGCGGAACTAAAA ATCCAGAATGGGCTTCATACAATATTGGAATCTTTGTGTGCACAAGGTGTGCCGGTGTGCATCGATCTATGGGGGCTCACATATCAAAGGTGAAACATTTAAAGTTGGATCGATGGGAAGACTCTCAAGTAACTCGCGTTCGCGAAGTTGGTAATAATGTGGCACGACTTCATTATGAAGAACGAGTACCTTCTTGTTATCGAAGGCCCAATCAAGATGCACCACA AGTACTAGTGGAGCAATGGATACGAGCTAAATATGAACGTGAAGAATTTTGTCACCCAGAAAGACAGAATCATTATGTTTCTGGATTCATGGAAGGATTCTTGATGAAGCGAGGAAAAGAGGACTCAAAATATCACCCACGAAAATTTGTTCTGTCAGAGGCCGACGACACGTTAAAATATCATGTCAAAGAGAACAag GAACCAAAAGCTGTACTCAGGATATCAGAATTAAATGTCGCATTTGCACCTGCAAAAACTGGCCTTCAAAATAGCTTACAAATTTCTTTTATGAAAGATGGGACCACAAGACATCTTTATGTCTATCATGAAGATCCTGAAGTTATAACAAACTGGTACTTGGCCATTAGATGTGCAAAGCTGCATCGCTTACAAATAGCATATCCTGGAATCTCAGAATCTGAATTACTTTTGCAACTGACAAGAGATTTTGCCCGAGAAGGGTATCTGTGGAAAACGGGTCCAAGGCATTCAGATGCATATAAGAAAAGATGGTTCACTCTAGATGGTCGGAAGCTGATGTACCATGACGAGCCTATG GATGCACATCCAAAAGGAGAAATTTTTCTGGGATCCACCATGGATGGCTTCGCTGTAAAACTGGGTGTACCAACCGGTGCTAAGGATCAGGGTTTTTCCTTTACTCTTGAGACACCTGACAGAAGTTATTTACTTTCGGCTCAAAGCAACGATGATAGGACGCAGTGGATGAGCATCATTCAAAGG CAGCGCGTTTAG
- the LOC107227783 gene encoding arf-GAP with dual PH domain-containing protein 1 isoform X1, translating into MADSNEKLLAELLKKPGNNVCADCGTKNPEWASYNIGIFVCTRCAGVHRSMGAHISKVKHLKLDRWEDSQVTRVREVGNNVARLHYEERVPSCYRRPNQDAPQVLVEQWIRAKYEREEFCHPERQNHYVSGFMEGFLMKRGKEDSKYHPRKFVLSEADDTLKYHVKENKEPKAVLRISELNVAFAPAKTGLQNSLQISFMKDGTTRHLYVYHEDPEVITNWYLAIRCAKLHRLQIAYPGISESELLLQLTRDFAREGYLWKTGPRHSDAYKKRWFTLDGRKLMYHDEPMDAHPKGEIFLGSTMDGFAVKLGVPTGAKDQGFSFTLETPDRSYLLSAQSNDDRTQWMSIIQRVIEKPLTPHDMSIAARLVRKRTASGTMNIFSSVR; encoded by the exons ATGGCGGACTCGAACGAAAAGTTGTTAGCAGAGCTCCTAAAAAAACCTGGAAATAACGTCTGTGCTGATTGCGGAACTAAAA ATCCAGAATGGGCTTCATACAATATTGGAATCTTTGTGTGCACAAGGTGTGCCGGTGTGCATCGATCTATGGGGGCTCACATATCAAAGGTGAAACATTTAAAGTTGGATCGATGGGAAGACTCTCAAGTAACTCGCGTTCGCGAAGTTGGTAATAATGTGGCACGACTTCATTATGAAGAACGAGTACCTTCTTGTTATCGAAGGCCCAATCAAGATGCACCACA AGTACTAGTGGAGCAATGGATACGAGCTAAATATGAACGTGAAGAATTTTGTCACCCAGAAAGACAGAATCATTATGTTTCTGGATTCATGGAAGGATTCTTGATGAAGCGAGGAAAAGAGGACTCAAAATATCACCCACGAAAATTTGTTCTGTCAGAGGCCGACGACACGTTAAAATATCATGTCAAAGAGAACAag GAACCAAAAGCTGTACTCAGGATATCAGAATTAAATGTCGCATTTGCACCTGCAAAAACTGGCCTTCAAAATAGCTTACAAATTTCTTTTATGAAAGATGGGACCACAAGACATCTTTATGTCTATCATGAAGATCCTGAAGTTATAACAAACTGGTACTTGGCCATTAGATGTGCAAAGCTGCATCGCTTACAAATAGCATATCCTGGAATCTCAGAATCTGAATTACTTTTGCAACTGACAAGAGATTTTGCCCGAGAAGGGTATCTGTGGAAAACGGGTCCAAGGCATTCAGATGCATATAAGAAAAGATGGTTCACTCTAGATGGTCGGAAGCTGATGTACCATGACGAGCCTATG GATGCACATCCAAAAGGAGAAATTTTTCTGGGATCCACCATGGATGGCTTCGCTGTAAAACTGGGTGTACCAACCGGTGCTAAGGATCAGGGTTTTTCCTTTACTCTTGAGACACCTGACAGAAGTTATTTACTTTCGGCTCAAAGCAACGATGATAGGACGCAGTGGATGAGCATCATTCAAAGGGTGATTGAAAAACCATTGACTCCACATGATATGTCGA TAGCAGCGCGTTTAGTGAGGAAACGCACAGCAAGTGGTaccatgaatattttttcatcggtGAGGTAG
- the LOC107227794 gene encoding tubulin-specific chaperone A, translating into MSDPRIRTLKIKTGVVKRLAKEKVTYEREAAQQRDRIQKFKDQGKDEYDIRKQEEVLQESLMMVPDCQRRLVKAFEELKKILESEQDLKEAEAYAEAEKVILEAEIQLPQPGEDLKTC; encoded by the exons ATGTCCGACCCTCGAATTCGCACTTTAAAGATAAAAACCGGAGTAGTGAAGCGGCTCGCCAAAGAGAAAGTTACTTACGAAAGAGAAGCTGCCCAGCAACGCGACAGAATACAGAAATTCAAAGATCAGG GTAAAGACGAGTATGATATACGTAAGCAAGAAGAGGTTCTTCAAGAGTCATTGATGATGGTTCCAGACTGTCAGCGTCGACTGGTAAAAGCATTtgaagagttgaaaaaaattttggaaagtgaGCAAGACTTGAAAGAGGCAGAAGCATACGCTGAAGCAGAAAAAGTGATTCTTGAAGCAGAAATCCAGCTTCCACAGCCAGGAGAAGATTTAAAGACATGTTAA
- the LOC107227785 gene encoding U3 small nucleolar RNA-associated protein 15 homolog, with product MASFKKTNVKIFAKTGPDLSPDNIYWKQFTAPVLVKEFGPIDYIDFSPIEPHYFAVTSSARVQIYNPITKLVEKNLSRFKKNAYGGSFRSDGKLLCAGGEEHSVRLFDFHSKNLLRLFRGHTAPVHRTFFTSDGIRITSFSDDNTVALWDIPSEKQLITFNKHEDYIRAGAVSPVSPDIFLSGSYDKHIQMYDTRTNKTVFTVDHEAPVESLLFLPSGGVFVSAGGTEIRVWDALAGGRLQAKVSQHHKTVMCLKLASNGRRIVSGSLDRHVKIYDAGTYKVVHTLDYPNAVLSVGVSGDDETVVAGMVDGMLSVRRRDTEVKESKSQRKKVSYRYVDSHSHVPSTDAIVQEETKEVMSKQDAFLRKFQYSKALDSALMAFVANKTPHVTVALFQELTRRQGLKQALAGRDGKSLSSILRFLIRHIGNVRFGKVLLHVTSVLVDVYEENLEELNDEARIMFNQLAKKLEEEEDLTKSLLELQGALQMLVTGAETVSSLAVQDKQPLEASNAALAELVISIG from the exons GCCCCTGTTTTGGTCAAGGAGTTTGGCCCTATtgattacattgatttttcaccGATTGAGCCGCACTACTTTGCTGTGACGTCGTCAGCGAGAGTACAAATTTACAATCCTATAACAAAGCTTGTTGAAAAGAACTTGAgtcggtttaaaaaaaatgcatacgGCGGATCTTTTCGAAGCGATGGGAAATTGCTTTGCGCAGGAGGAGAGGAACACAGCGTTAGACTGTTTGATTTccattcaaaaaatttacttcgTTTATTCAGAGGACACACAGCCCCCGTCCATAGAACATTCTTCACAAGTGATGGAATTCGGATCACTTCATTCTCGGATGACAATACAGTTGCTTTATGGGACATACCCAGTGAGAAACAGTTGATCACATTCAACAAACACGAAGATTACATCAGAGCAGGAGCTGTCAGCCCAGTATCTCCTGATATTTTCCTATCTGGAAGCTATGACAAACATATTCAAATGTATGATACTAGGACAAACAAAACTGTTTTCACAGTTGACCATGAGGCTCCTGTAGAAAGTTTGCTCTTTCTTCCGTCTGGTGGAGTATTTGTATCTGCCG gtGGCACTGAAATCAGGGTGTGGGATGCATTAGCTGGAGGAAGATTACAAGCAAAAGTATCACAACATCACAAAACAGTAATGTGCTTGAAACTGGCTTCAAATGGTCGAAGAATTGTATCAGGATCTTTGGATAGACATGTTAAAATTTATGATGCTGGCACATATAAGGTTGTCCATACTTTGGATTATCCTAATGCAGTACTCAGTGTTGGAGTCAGT GGTGATGATGAGACCGTGGTAGCTGGTATGGTTGACGGTATGTTATCCGTCAGACGAAGAGATACAGAGGTGAAGGAGAGCAAATCGCAACGGAAAAAAGTATCTTATAGATATGTAGATTCACATTCACACGTACCCAGTACAGACGCCATTGTTCAAGAAGAGACAAAAGAGGTCATGTCTAAACAGGATGCCTTTCTTAGAAAATTTCAGTACTCTAAAGCCCTGGACAGTGCTCTCATGGCATTTGTTGCTAATAAGACACCACATGTCACAGTTGCTTTGTTCCAAGAACTCACCAGACGTCAGGGACTGAAACAAGCTCTGGCAGGACGGGATGGAAAGTCACTATCATCTATTCTTCGATTTTTGATACGCCATATCGGGAATGTTCGGTTTGGAAAAGTTTTGCTGCACGTCACTAGTGTCTTAGTGG ATGTTTATGAGGAGAATTTGGAAGAATTGAACGACGAGGCACGAATTATGTTCAACCAATTAGCTAAGAAactggaagaagaagaagacttGACCAAATCTCTACTGGAATTGCAAGGCGCCTTGCAGATGCTGGTGACTGGTGCTGAAACTGTATCTTCATTAGCTGTTCAAGATAAACAGCCTCTAGAGGCATCAAATGCTGCCCTAGCAGAACTCGTCATAAGTATAGGATAA
- the LOC107227783 gene encoding arf-GAP with dual PH domain-containing protein 1 isoform X4, giving the protein MADSNEKLLAELLKKPGNNVCADCGTKNPEWASYNIGIFVCTRCAGVHRSMGAHISKVKHLKLDRWEDSQVTRVREVGNNVARLHYEERVPSCYRRPNQDAPQVLVEQWIRAKYEREEFCHPERQNHYVSGFMEGFLMKRGKEDSKYHPRKFVLSEADDTLKYHVKENKEPKAVLRISELNVAFAPAKTGLQNSLQISFMKDGTTRHLYVYHEDPEVITNWYLAIRCAKLHRLQIAYPGISESELLLQLTRDFAREGYLWKTGPRHSDAYKKRWFTLDGRKLMYHDEPMDAHPKGEIFLGSTMDGFAVKLGVPTGAKDQGFSFTLETPDRSYLLSAQSNDDRTQWMSIIQR; this is encoded by the exons ATGGCGGACTCGAACGAAAAGTTGTTAGCAGAGCTCCTAAAAAAACCTGGAAATAACGTCTGTGCTGATTGCGGAACTAAAA ATCCAGAATGGGCTTCATACAATATTGGAATCTTTGTGTGCACAAGGTGTGCCGGTGTGCATCGATCTATGGGGGCTCACATATCAAAGGTGAAACATTTAAAGTTGGATCGATGGGAAGACTCTCAAGTAACTCGCGTTCGCGAAGTTGGTAATAATGTGGCACGACTTCATTATGAAGAACGAGTACCTTCTTGTTATCGAAGGCCCAATCAAGATGCACCACA AGTACTAGTGGAGCAATGGATACGAGCTAAATATGAACGTGAAGAATTTTGTCACCCAGAAAGACAGAATCATTATGTTTCTGGATTCATGGAAGGATTCTTGATGAAGCGAGGAAAAGAGGACTCAAAATATCACCCACGAAAATTTGTTCTGTCAGAGGCCGACGACACGTTAAAATATCATGTCAAAGAGAACAag GAACCAAAAGCTGTACTCAGGATATCAGAATTAAATGTCGCATTTGCACCTGCAAAAACTGGCCTTCAAAATAGCTTACAAATTTCTTTTATGAAAGATGGGACCACAAGACATCTTTATGTCTATCATGAAGATCCTGAAGTTATAACAAACTGGTACTTGGCCATTAGATGTGCAAAGCTGCATCGCTTACAAATAGCATATCCTGGAATCTCAGAATCTGAATTACTTTTGCAACTGACAAGAGATTTTGCCCGAGAAGGGTATCTGTGGAAAACGGGTCCAAGGCATTCAGATGCATATAAGAAAAGATGGTTCACTCTAGATGGTCGGAAGCTGATGTACCATGACGAGCCTATG GATGCACATCCAAAAGGAGAAATTTTTCTGGGATCCACCATGGATGGCTTCGCTGTAAAACTGGGTGTACCAACCGGTGCTAAGGATCAGGGTTTTTCCTTTACTCTTGAGACACCTGACAGAAGTTATTTACTTTCGGCTCAAAGCAACGATGATAGGACGCAGTGGATGAGCATCATTCAAAGG TAG
- the LOC124293571 gene encoding putative nuclease HARBI1, giving the protein MVNVGPNDEDEGEVQRAPKRYIRDGQNPFEFYSEQEFKRRFRFSKDGIMYGILPRIEAALVSANNRGLPIPPVMQLLICLRFYATASFQLVNGDLMTISQSTVSRIIHRVSAQIASLIHAIIKFPSTEAAMIANRDLFRQLGARREGIGLPGVDGAIDCTHIRLCHTKFADLQEVYRNRKGYFSLNVQAVIGPNMEFLDVVPEWPGSNHDSQIFQNSRIYMRYHERQLTGTLVGDAGYPCLPFLLTPLANPITDAQQRYNNVQSRTRQIVERTFGVWKRRFPCLSRGLGTKLLCSTTIVVACAVLHNLSLTLDNALPEDNRIEEEEADELPPQAPHWQPGEGFAIREALIERLFI; this is encoded by the exons ATGGTCAACGTTGGGCCGAATGACGAAGACGAGGGTGAAGTACAGCGAGCTCCGAAGAGATACATCAGAGATGGTCAAAACCCGTTCGAGTTTTATTCCGAGCAGGAGTTCAAACGGCGATTCCGATTTTCAAAGGATGGTATTATGTACGGAATACTACCTAGAATTGAAGCTGCCTTAGTCAGTGCCAATAATCGTGGTCTACCAATTCCACCTGTCATGCAATTATTAATATGTCTACGATTTTACGCTACCGCTAGCTTTCAA CTCGTCAACGGAGATCTGATGACTATATCGCAGTCTACAGTATCGAGGATAATACACAGAGTATCGGCTCAAATTGCATCATTGATTCACgcaattatcaaatttcctaGTACGGAAGCTGCTATGATCGCAAACAGAGATCTATTCAGACAACTTGGTGCACGCAGGGAGGGTATCGGTTTACCTGGCGTTGATGGCGCTATCGACTGCACTCACATTCGATTATGTCATACGAAATTTGCAGACCTGCAGGAGGTTTATAGGAATCGTAAGGGATATTTTTCCCTCAATGTACAG GCAGTTATCGGACCCAATATGGAATTCTTGGATGTGGTTCCGGAATGGCCTGGAAGTAACCATGACAGtcaaatattccaaaattcacGAATTTACATGCGGTATCATGAGAGACAACTTACTGGAACCCTGGTTGGAGATGCCGGCTATCCGTGCTTGCCATTTCTGCTGACTCCACTGGCAAATCCAATTACAGATGCTCAACAAAG GTATAACAACGTACAAAGCAGAACAAGgcaaattgttgaaagaaCATTTGGAGTTTGGAAGCGACGTTTTCCTTGCCTATCCCGAGGTTTGGGAACCAAATTGTTGTGCTCTACCACAATTGTTGTAGCTTGTGCCGTACTACACAATTTATCACTAACATTGGATAATGCTCTTCCGGAAGATAATCGcatcgaggaagaagaagcggATGAATTGCCACCTCAAGCACCGCATTGGCAGCCTGGAGAGGGTTTTGCAATACGCGAAGCTCTAATCGAACGgttattcatttaa
- the LOC107227783 gene encoding arf-GAP with dual PH domain-containing protein 1 isoform X2: MADSNEKLLAELLKKPGNNVCADCGTKNPEWASYNIGIFVCTRCAGVHRSMGAHISKVKHLKLDRWEDSQVTRVREVGNNVARLHYEERVPSCYRRPNQDAPQVLVEQWIRAKYEREEFCHPERQNHYVSGFMEGFLMKRGKEDSKYHPRKFVLSEADDTLKYHVKENKEPKAVLRISELNVAFAPAKTGLQNSLQISFMKDGTTRHLYVYHEDPEVITNWYLAIRCAKLHRLQIAYPGISESELLLQLTRDFAREGYLWKTGPRHSDAYKKRWFTLDGRKLMYHDEPMDAHPKGEIFLGSTMDGFAVKLGVPTGAKDQGFSFTLETPDRSYLLSAQSNDDRTQWMSIIQRVIEKPLTPHDMSTARLVRKRTASGTMNIFSSVR; encoded by the exons ATGGCGGACTCGAACGAAAAGTTGTTAGCAGAGCTCCTAAAAAAACCTGGAAATAACGTCTGTGCTGATTGCGGAACTAAAA ATCCAGAATGGGCTTCATACAATATTGGAATCTTTGTGTGCACAAGGTGTGCCGGTGTGCATCGATCTATGGGGGCTCACATATCAAAGGTGAAACATTTAAAGTTGGATCGATGGGAAGACTCTCAAGTAACTCGCGTTCGCGAAGTTGGTAATAATGTGGCACGACTTCATTATGAAGAACGAGTACCTTCTTGTTATCGAAGGCCCAATCAAGATGCACCACA AGTACTAGTGGAGCAATGGATACGAGCTAAATATGAACGTGAAGAATTTTGTCACCCAGAAAGACAGAATCATTATGTTTCTGGATTCATGGAAGGATTCTTGATGAAGCGAGGAAAAGAGGACTCAAAATATCACCCACGAAAATTTGTTCTGTCAGAGGCCGACGACACGTTAAAATATCATGTCAAAGAGAACAag GAACCAAAAGCTGTACTCAGGATATCAGAATTAAATGTCGCATTTGCACCTGCAAAAACTGGCCTTCAAAATAGCTTACAAATTTCTTTTATGAAAGATGGGACCACAAGACATCTTTATGTCTATCATGAAGATCCTGAAGTTATAACAAACTGGTACTTGGCCATTAGATGTGCAAAGCTGCATCGCTTACAAATAGCATATCCTGGAATCTCAGAATCTGAATTACTTTTGCAACTGACAAGAGATTTTGCCCGAGAAGGGTATCTGTGGAAAACGGGTCCAAGGCATTCAGATGCATATAAGAAAAGATGGTTCACTCTAGATGGTCGGAAGCTGATGTACCATGACGAGCCTATG GATGCACATCCAAAAGGAGAAATTTTTCTGGGATCCACCATGGATGGCTTCGCTGTAAAACTGGGTGTACCAACCGGTGCTAAGGATCAGGGTTTTTCCTTTACTCTTGAGACACCTGACAGAAGTTATTTACTTTCGGCTCAAAGCAACGATGATAGGACGCAGTGGATGAGCATCATTCAAAGGGTGATTGAAAAACCATTGACTCCACATGATATGTCGA CAGCGCGTTTAGTGAGGAAACGCACAGCAAGTGGTaccatgaatattttttcatcggtGAGGTAG
- the LOC107227793 gene encoding uncharacterized protein LOC107227793 yields MYRNQNFAQIPPHYYDRQFQYQLDPIHRNYEMQMQQNFIYPSITNAESTNIKFINFNPMCNNVDNEKSVLIAKLEVQERDERMIENFLKQNENPVKRIKKDSSDCISKISEARSALVSVFKLHKELKESFASLAENRNLPEYEWNERINTAQNKRFSILETLSKLKDDKVMSEITTCINKRKKKRLRQKKQRVLRKIEKLSAHERRIQLHAEADAWIKLKQDIIEKEKQENDMRRNADIVLAEVRGKRNDAKKFFALLHELKNLRCIEANIARARGEHLSTAADESFTNIIDKLLEQWKLMDREYSIEEQGLRLMLKTNNDQKIENQKRNIFDDWESALFGRKLPAVDIFQRNIHGFITIRAMWDKYISCDGFGSPIPIGWVMPDPPSSAAWQKYLKK; encoded by the exons ATGTATAGAAATCAGAACTTTGCACAAATACCACCTCACTACTACGATAGACAATTTCAATACCAGCTTGATCCAATACATCGAAATTACGAGATGCAAAtgcaacaaaattttatttatccatcAATTACAAATGCTGAATCTACtaatatcaaatttatcaACTTTAATCCAATGTGTAACAATGTCGATAATGAGAAATCAGTTCTGATTGCTAAGTTAGAGGTGCAAGAACGTGATGAACGGatgatagaaaattttttaaagcaaAATGAGAACCCCGtgaaaagaataaagaaagatAGTTCTGACTGcatatcaaaaatttcagaggCGCGTAGTGCGTTGGTATCTGTTTTCAAGTTGCATAAAGAACTGAAAGAAAGTTTTGCCAGTCTTGCCGAAAATCGGAATTTACCAGAATATGAATGGAACGAGAGAATAAACACTGCCCAAAATAagcgattttcaattttggaaaCACTTAGTAAACTCAAAGATGACAAGGTCATGAGTGAAATTACAACGTGTATAAACAagcgaaagaagaagagattACGCCAGAAGAAGCAAAGAGTGTtacggaaaattgaaaaacttagTGCTCACGAAAGAAGGATACAACTCCATGCCGAAGCAGATGCTTGGATAAAATTGAAGCAagatataattgaaaaagagaaacaggAAAATGATATGCGGCGAAATGCTGATATAGTGCTCGCCGAAGTGAGAGGAAAGCGGAATGATGCCAAGAAATTCTTTGCACTATTgcatgaattgaaaaatctgagatGTATTGAAGCGAACATCGCCAGAGCGAGGGGAGAACATTTATCGACTGCAGCTGATGAATCATTTACAAATATAATCG ACAAATTACTGGAGCAATGGAAACTGATGGACCGAGAGTACTCAATCGAGGAACAAGGGTTGAGGCTCATGTTGAAAACTAATAATGaccaaaaaatcgaaaaccaGAAGCGGAATATTTTCGATGATTGGGAAAGTGCACTGTTTGGTAGAAAACTACCAGCTGTGGATATCTTTCAACGAAATATACATGGATTCATTACCATAAG GGCCATGTGGGACAAATACATCAGCTGCGACGGATTTGGTTCACCAATACCAATTGGCTGGGTTATGCCAGATCCACCTTCATCTGCTGCCTGGCAAAAGTAcctcaaaaaataa